A genomic region of Pseudomonas sp. RSB 5.4 contains the following coding sequences:
- a CDS encoding FMN-binding negative transcriptional regulator, with protein sequence MYTPRAFAIDELSQLHELILASRLAILVSHGENGLQASHVPVLLHREQGPNGTLYGHLAKANPQWKDLRDGAEAMLIFAGPDAYVSPGFYPSKAEHGKVVPTWNYVAVHAYGHAETFSDGGRLLDIVSTLTDRHEAGRAQPWKVDDAPADYIDGMLKAIVGFAIPIDRLEGKRKLSQNRSAEDIAGVREGLAASPDINDQTLAHLMR encoded by the coding sequence ATGTACACGCCCCGCGCCTTTGCCATCGACGAACTGTCGCAACTGCACGAACTGATCCTCGCCAGCCGTCTCGCGATTCTGGTGAGCCACGGTGAAAACGGTCTGCAAGCCAGCCACGTGCCGGTACTGCTGCACCGCGAACAAGGCCCGAACGGCACGCTGTACGGGCACCTGGCCAAAGCCAATCCGCAGTGGAAAGACCTTCGCGACGGCGCTGAAGCGATGCTGATATTCGCTGGCCCCGACGCCTACGTCAGCCCGGGGTTTTACCCGAGCAAGGCCGAGCACGGCAAAGTCGTGCCGACCTGGAACTACGTCGCGGTGCACGCCTACGGTCACGCCGAAACCTTCAGCGACGGCGGGCGCCTGCTCGACATCGTCAGCACGCTGACTGATCGCCATGAAGCCGGCCGCGCGCAACCGTGGAAGGTCGACGATGCGCCGGCCGACTATATCGACGGCATGCTCAAGGCCATCGTCGGTTTCGCCATTCCCATCGACCGCCTCGAAGGCAAACGCAAGCTCAGCCAGAACCGCAGCGCCGAAGACATTGCCGGCGTGCGCGAAGGCCTGGCTGCCAGCCCCGACATCAATGACCAGACCCTCGCCCACTTGATGCGTTAA
- a CDS encoding GNAT family N-acetyltransferase yields the protein MSQIDIRPVTAGDHAAWLPLWQAYLRFYNSELPDAVSHSTWQRFLDPSEPTHAALAWADGKAVGMVHFIYHRSNWSIENSCYLQDLLVAPETRGTGVGRLLIEHVYATAKADGCCKVHWLTHETNATAIQLYERIAERPGFIQFRKAI from the coding sequence ATGAGTCAGATCGACATCCGCCCGGTGACTGCCGGTGATCACGCCGCCTGGTTGCCGCTGTGGCAAGCCTACCTGCGCTTCTACAACAGCGAATTGCCGGACGCCGTCAGCCACAGCACCTGGCAGCGTTTCCTCGACCCGAGCGAACCGACCCACGCCGCCCTCGCCTGGGCCGATGGCAAGGCAGTGGGCATGGTGCATTTCATCTACCACCGCTCGAACTGGAGCATCGAAAACTCCTGCTACCTGCAGGACCTGCTGGTGGCGCCAGAGACCCGTGGCACCGGCGTCGGTCGCTTGCTGATCGAACACGTTTACGCCACCGCCAAGGCCGACGGTTGCTGCAAGGTGCATTGGCTGACTCACGAAACCAATGCCACCGCGATCCAGCTCTACGAGCGCATCGCCGAACGCCCGGGATTCATCCAGTTTCGCAAAGCCATTTAA